In Altererythrobacter aquiaggeris, the genomic stretch TCGAGCGTCAATATCGGACAAATAGCGAACGCGCGATTGTCGGCGAATCGTTTGCAGGACTGTTCATTATGGACAGCTTCTTCCGTGAACCGGAGGTTTTCCAACGCCATATCGCCATCGATCCGTCGCTGTGGTGGGATGATTTTGCGCTTGTCAAAATGTCCGAGCGAAATCTGGGGGCGACGGACACGAACGGCATTACCTTATGGTTTGCCGGGTCGGATGCCGAAGACATCAATATTCACACCACCGCTCTGGCAAGGGTGCTGCGGATCAGCGCGCCCGATAGCTTGCGATGGAAATATGTTTCGATGCCCGAAGAACAGCACAGCACAATCTACCGTGCCGCAAAGGAAGACGCATTCCGCTGGGCGCTATGGCCCGCTCGGACACAATCCGCCGCCAACCGGTAAGCCGTTCGGCACTGAAGCCGCTCTCGCGCATTGGCATGATATGGCCGGCCCTGTTCTTGTTCCGATCCTTGGCGATCAGCTGACCCGCACTCTTGCCAGCCTGCGCGGCAGAACCAAGGATGACACTGTCATTCTGATGATGGAAGTTCGCGAGGAAGCGACTTATGTCAAACATCACAAGATCAAGATCGCGCTGATATTCTCCGCCATGCGCCATTTCGCTGCCGAACTGGAAGATGCCGGTTGGTCCGTCGATTATGTCGCGTTGACCGACGATGGCAATACGCACAGTTTTTCCGGCGAGGTCGAGCGCGCGGTCAAACGTCATTCCCCGCGCGAAATGAAAATTACCGAATCGGGCGAATGGCGGGTGCAGCAGGCGATGAAGCAGTGGGCTGGCGACGTGTCCTGCCCGGTCGAAATTCTGGACGATGACCGGTTCCTTTGTTCGATCCCCGAATTCTTCGGTTGGGCGCAGGGGCGCAAATCGCTGCGGATGGAAAATTTCTACCGCGAGATGCGCCGCAAGACCGGCCTGCTGATGGATGGTGACGGTCCTGAAGGCGGCGAGTGGAATTATGACAAGGAGAACCGCGCGCCGCCCGACAAGGACATGTCACCGCCCGACACGCCCAAGTTCAGCCCGGATGAAATCACGTGCGAAGTGATGGCACTGGTCGAGAGCGAATTTGGCGACCATTTCGGAAAACTGGACAATTTCGGTTGGCCCGTCACATCTTCAGACGCCGACAAGGCTCTGGAGGCATTTATCGAGCAGCGGCTGCCGTCATTCGGCAAATATCAGGATGCGATGGTGCACGGCTCCGATGATCTGTTCCATTCGATGCTGTCAACGTCGATAAATCTTGGCATCCTTGACCCCGTAGAATGCTGCGAGAAGGCGGAGGAAGCCTACCGGAACGGCAAGGCGCCGCTCAATGCAGTTGAAGGTTTCATCCGCCAGATTATCGGCTGGCGCGAATATATCCGCGGTATGTACTGGCTGGAAATGCCGGAATTGGCTGAGGCAAATGCGCTGGACGCAAATCGCCCGCTGCCGGACTTCTACTGGACCGGCGAAACCGATATGCGTTGCATGGCCGACTGCGTCCGTTCGACCCGCGATAATGCCCATGCCCACCATATCCAGCGCCTGATGATTCTGGGCAATTTCGCGCTGATCGCGGGGGTCACCCCCCAAGAAGTCGAAGCCTGGTTTCTGGTGGTCTATGCCGATGCCTATGAATGGGTGGAACTGCCCAATGTGGCGGCAATGGCACTGCACGCCGATGGCGGAAAACTGGCGACCAAACCCTATGCGGCGAGCGGGAATTACATCAACAAGATGTCGGATTACTGCAAGAAGTGCCATTACTCACCCGCCAAGAAGACCGGCGAAGGCGCTTGCCCTTTCAACCCGCTGTATTGGGATTTTATGGTTCGAAACCGCAAATTCCTGGAAAAGAACCCGCGCGTTTCCAGAGTGTTTTCAACCTGGGACCGGATGACGGAAGACAAGCGCGGTGCATATCTGGACAGCGCACAGCAGGTGCTTGAGCGGCTCAAGCCTGCAAAACCGGGATGGGCGCGTGACTAGGCCGTGTAAGCCGCCGCCGCCACCGTCCGGAAAGTTTCCATTGCTGCGGTCCAGGGACCCGGACCGTAGCTGATCCGCGCCGCGCCCAATTCCGCCAAGGCTGCATTGCTCGCCATTACCGGCAGCCGCATGACATTGACGGGCAGCGGCGACTTCTCGCTTAATACCGCAATCAGCGTGCTATCACTCAGACCCGGCACAAAGAAACACCGCGCGCCCGCATCCGCATAGGCTGTAGCACGTTCGAGAGCGGCCGGTAATAAAGCCGGATCATTGGCGTTTTCCCCCGCCCGAAGGCGTTCAAGGAATATATCGGTCCGCGCATTCACGAACAGACCGCTATCGGCAACCGCTGCAATCCGCTGCGTCTGGTGCATTGTATCGACCAGCCCCTGGCTGCCGATCACCTGGTCTTCGGAATTGCATCCCACGACACCCAAATCTGCCAAGCTCCTGGCATTGCGCGCGACACCATCGACATCGTCTGCATAACCAGCCTCGAAATCGACAGTCAGCGGCAAATCTGAAACGGCCAGTATTCGCCTCGCTGCGCCGACCAGTAGATCGAACCGAATTTCCTGCGCATCATTGAAGCCCAGCGATCCGGCGAGTGCGGAACTGCCCGTAGCAATCCCAGATATTGCACAACACCAGCGGATTGCGCGGCACGTGAAGCGCGGCAAAATTCTCTACGGCAGTCATTGCTCTTTCTCCAGCAGCTTGCGCTTCACTTCCACGCCGTAGGCATAACCGCCAAGCGAACCGTCGCTGCGGACCACCCGGTGACAAGGGATCAGAACCGCTACATTGTTCGCACCATTGGCGCTGCCTGCCGCACGCACGGCTTTGGGTTTTCCGACCGAAGCCGCGATTTGGGCGTAGGTACGGGTCTCGCCCGCCGGAATTTGCCGCAATTCCTGCCATACGGCTTCCTGAAACGCAGTTCCCTTCACATCCAGCGGGATGTCATTGGCAGTGCCGGGCTGCTCCACAGCGGCGACCACTTTTGCCAGCAAAGCGCCAAACTCTGCCCCGCCTTCGACAAGCTCAGCGTGGGGGAAACGGCGCGCCAGTTCGCCCACGCCTTCCTCAAACGACAGGCGGCACACACCCTTGCCGGTCGCGCCGACCAGCATCGCGCCAAGCGATGTGCCGACCACCGCCCACCGGATCGTCACGCCTGCGCCGCCATTTTTCCAGGCCGAAGCTGTCATCCCCAACCTGTCCTTCCCGTCCTCGTAAAACCGCGAGGAAGCGTTATATCCTGCCGCGTAAATCGCCTCTGTAACGCTGCTTGCAGCGGTGAGCGCCTGCCCCGCCCGCTCGCACCGCAGCGCCCGCTGGAACGCTGCGGGGGTCAGGCCGACATTGCGTTTGAAAACCCTTTGGAAATGGGTCGGCGAATATCCCGTCGCCGCTGCCACTTTATCAAGCGACAAATCATTTTCGGCGCCTTTTATCAATTGCAGCGCCTTTGCCACAGCGGCTTCGTCACGCGAAACATCGTCGGGCAGACAGCGCTTGCAAGCCCTTAGGCCTGCCTGCCGCGCAGCGGCCCCATCGGCATAAAACTCGACATTCTTTCGCGCCGGATGCCGTGCGGCGCAGGACGGGCGGCAATAAATGCCGGTCGAATGCACTCCGGTGACGAACCTGCCATCGAAGGTCCGGTCACGCTGCATCACCGCGGACCATGCCGTATCATCATCAATTCGGGGTCCGGACTGGCTCATCACTTTCCCATAGCGCGTTCGCGGGCTTGCCGCTTCCCGAAACTTGCGTTCAAAGTCATGCGCGCGAATAAAATCAACTGGCCAACGTCAAGCACGCAACCTATCCATGTCCCCATGACATTGCCATTTTCGCGCCGCTTGTCCGCACTCTGTCTATTTCTTCTGGCGTCGCTTTCCATGGCGGGAACCGCGAAGGCCGACCCGTCCGATATCACCGCCGCAGCACGCGGCGTGGTTCGCGTGGTGATTGTCGATGGTTCGGGGACCGAAGTTTTCCCGGTCAGCCATGGCACCGGATTTGCCGTCACTTCAAACCGCATCGTCACAAATGCGCATGTGGTGGAAGAGGTGATCACCAATCCTGATTTGCGTATCGGGATCATCCCGCCCGAAGGCGGCGACGCAGGCTATGCAAAGATACTTTCTATTTCACGGCGCAATGATCTCGCGCTAATCGAGATTACCGGCGGCTTGCGGCTGCCCGCGCTTACTCTGGCAGGCGCCGCCAACCCCGAAAGCGGGGAAGTGTCGGCAGTCGGTTACCCGATGAATGTCGATCAGGCACAGGGTCTGGAAATCGGTGACATTTTCAAAAGCCAGCCGCCGGTCAAAAGCCGGGGCTTCCTGTCGGGACAGCGCCCTTCGCGCCAGTTCGACACCATCTTGCACACAGCCCCGATTGCCCGCGGCAATTCCGGCGGACCACTGCTCGACAGTTGCGGGCGGGTGTTGGGGGTGAACAGTTTCGGAGCCGATTCGACCGGCGGTGATGCGGAATTTTTCTTCGCGGTTTCGCTGCGCGAATTGCTGCCGTTCCTGCGCGCGAACGGCGTTACGCCGCGGGTAAACGGGCTCCCCTGCCGCAGCCTTGCCGATCTGGATGACGAGGAACGCGCGCGCATGGATCAGGCACGGATGAGCGCGGCGGCCGC encodes the following:
- a CDS encoding cryptochrome/photolyase family protein, encoding MAGPVLVPILGDQLTRTLASLRGRTKDDTVILMMEVREEATYVKHHKIKIALIFSAMRHFAAELEDAGWSVDYVALTDDGNTHSFSGEVERAVKRHSPREMKITESGEWRVQQAMKQWAGDVSCPVEILDDDRFLCSIPEFFGWAQGRKSLRMENFYREMRRKTGLLMDGDGPEGGEWNYDKENRAPPDKDMSPPDTPKFSPDEITCEVMALVESEFGDHFGKLDNFGWPVTSSDADKALEAFIEQRLPSFGKYQDAMVHGSDDLFHSMLSTSINLGILDPVECCEKAEEAYRNGKAPLNAVEGFIRQIIGWREYIRGMYWLEMPELAEANALDANRPLPDFYWTGETDMRCMADCVRSTRDNAHAHHIQRLMILGNFALIAGVTPQEVEAWFLVVYADAYEWVELPNVAAMALHADGGKLATKPYAASGNYINKMSDYCKKCHYSPAKKTGEGACPFNPLYWDFMVRNRKFLEKNPRVSRVFSTWDRMTEDKRGAYLDSAQQVLERLKPAKPGWARD
- a CDS encoding isocitrate lyase/phosphoenolpyruvate mutase family protein, producing the protein MPRFTCRAIRWCCAISGIATGSSALAGSLGFNDAQEIRFDLLVGAARRILAVSDLPLTVDFEAGYADDVDGVARNARSLADLGVVGCNSEDQVIGSQGLVDTMHQTQRIAAVADSGLFVNARTDIFLERLRAGENANDPALLPAALERATAYADAGARCFFVPGLSDSTLIAVLSEKSPLPVNVMRLPVMASNAALAELGAARISYGPGPWTAAMETFRTVAAAAYTA
- the ada gene encoding bifunctional DNA-binding transcriptional regulator/O6-methylguanine-DNA methyltransferase Ada, with the protein product MSQSGPRIDDDTAWSAVMQRDRTFDGRFVTGVHSTGIYCRPSCAARHPARKNVEFYADGAAARQAGLRACKRCLPDDVSRDEAAVAKALQLIKGAENDLSLDKVAAATGYSPTHFQRVFKRNVGLTPAAFQRALRCERAGQALTAASSVTEAIYAAGYNASSRFYEDGKDRLGMTASAWKNGGAGVTIRWAVVGTSLGAMLVGATGKGVCRLSFEEGVGELARRFPHAELVEGGAEFGALLAKVVAAVEQPGTANDIPLDVKGTAFQEAVWQELRQIPAGETRTYAQIAASVGKPKAVRAAGSANGANNVAVLIPCHRVVRSDGSLGGYAYGVEVKRKLLEKEQ
- a CDS encoding serine protease — translated: MTLPFSRRLSALCLFLLASLSMAGTAKADPSDITAAARGVVRVVIVDGSGTEVFPVSHGTGFAVTSNRIVTNAHVVEEVITNPDLRIGIIPPEGGDAGYAKILSISRRNDLALIEITGGLRLPALTLAGAANPESGEVSAVGYPMNVDQAQGLEIGDIFKSQPPVKSRGFLSGQRPSRQFDTILHTAPIARGNSGGPLLDSCGRVLGVNSFGADSTGGDAEFFFAVSLRELLPFLRANGVTPRVNGLPCRSLADLDDEERARMDQARMSAAAATDQRQTADREARSKARESAEFEILEERENAMALAALFLIASLAAGFIAWQARHSGNEKRAIIAGSVAGLAVLAALAMWFTRPGVSEIDDRTSQKLAAGEDAEPPAVDGQRELTGRLICTIDVARSRITGAETNDIPLEWSQDGCVNGRTQYGFASDQWSRVFVPNQEAVVSVNSYSPERGEYRMERYLLGSEDIAAARKQRGSYKAPGCGGGQDAALALGRQQSAIAALLPDRPNERLVYKCSAPEGGE